A part of Arachis hypogaea cultivar Tifrunner chromosome 12, arahy.Tifrunner.gnm2.J5K5, whole genome shotgun sequence genomic DNA contains:
- the LOC112726821 gene encoding protein EMBRYO DEFECTIVE 514, whose translation MAEGTSPEPVDPSAAAVDMELEKDDNVADPNQKRLREDAQQEEAAKEDDVVAPKKQKVETEEKSVEEQRLEKIDEPKGSEEAVKLGPKSFQSSSDMFNYFYNFLHLWPHHLNINKYEHLVLLELLKKGHVESHKKIGVGISAFQVRNHPIYKSRCFFLIREDNTSEDFSFRKCVDHILPLPEEMQIKSDQNKALDGRGGGRRPHGKKGGRGRSGRGGKWRQ comes from the exons ATGGCAGAAGGCACCTCACCGGAACCCGTCGATCCCAGCGCCGCAGCTGTCGACATGGAGCTCGAGAAGGACGACAACGTCGCCGACCCGAACCAGAAGCGACTCAGAGAGGATGcccaacaagaagaagcagcgaAGGAGGACGACGTTGTCGCTCCGAAGAAGCAGAAGGTGGAGACTGAGGAGAAGTCCGTAGAGGAACAACGCTTGGAGAAGATTGACGAACCCAAAGGATCAGAAGAAGCCGTGAAGTTGGGGCCCAAGAGCTTCCAGTCTTCCTCTGACATGTTCAATTACTTCTACAACTTCCTTCATCTTTGGCCTCACCATCTCAACATCAACAAG TATGAACATCTTGTGCTGTTGGAGTTGCTTAAGAAAGGGCATGTTGAGTCCCACAAGAAGATTGGTGTAGGGATCTCTGCCTTCCAAGTCCGCAATCATCCGATCTACAAGAGCAGGTGCTTCTTCCTCATCAGGGAGGACAACACTAGTGAAGATTTCAGCTTTCGGAAGTGTGTTGATCATATTCTTCCATTGCCAGAAGAGATGCAAATAAAATCTGATCAGAACAAGGCATTAGACGGCAGGGGTGGAGGAAGGCGTCCTCATGGGAAAAAAGGTGGCAGAGGGAGGAGTGGAAGAGGAGGAAAGTGGAGACAGTAG